Proteins found in one Deltaproteobacteria bacterium genomic segment:
- the nuoK gene encoding NADH-quinone oxidoreductase subunit NuoK, whose amino-acid sequence MVPVTYYLVLSALLFAIGAVGVLIRRNVIVIFMSIELMLNAVNLSFVAFARQWHSMDGQVIVFFVMTVAAAEAAVGLAIIISMFRGRETTNVDDLNLLRW is encoded by the coding sequence ATGGTTCCGGTTACCTACTATCTGGTGTTGAGCGCCCTCTTGTTCGCGATCGGTGCGGTGGGCGTACTGATCCGGCGCAACGTCATTGTCATTTTCATGTCGATCGAACTCATGCTCAACGCCGTCAACCTATCGTTTGTCGCCTTCGCCCGCCAATGGCACTCGATGGATGGGCAGGTGATCGTGTTCTTCGTGATGACCGTGGCGGCGGCCGAGGCGGCCGTCGGGCTCGCGATCATCATCTCGATGTTTCGCGGGCGTGAGACCACCAACGTCGATGACCTCAACTTGTTGCGTTGGTAG
- a CDS encoding NADH-quinone oxidoreductase subunit J → MSLPLFLILAGLLVISALGVILQRNPVRSAMSLVCTLFLLAVVFVLLDAHLVALLQIIVYAGAIMVLFLFVIMLLNLQSEPRETGRVGFRLVAALAGSFLALEVIQLTRAKGTVAGLGMSGAVAEGFGQTESLGERLFTHYLLPFEITSVLLLVAVIGAVVLAKRHVS, encoded by the coding sequence ATGAGCTTGCCGCTCTTCCTCATTCTCGCCGGGCTGCTGGTGATCAGCGCACTCGGCGTGATCCTGCAACGCAATCCCGTGCGCAGCGCGATGTCGCTGGTCTGCACGTTGTTTCTGCTGGCCGTCGTCTTCGTGCTCCTGGATGCGCATTTGGTCGCGCTCCTGCAGATCATCGTCTATGCCGGCGCAATCATGGTGCTGTTCCTGTTCGTCATCATGCTGCTGAACTTGCAGAGCGAGCCGCGCGAAACTGGTCGCGTCGGCTTCCGGCTCGTGGCCGCGTTGGCGGGTTCGTTCCTCGCCTTGGAGGTGATTCAGCTCACACGCGCGAAAGGAACGGTGGCCGGGCTCGGCATGAGCGGCGCGGTCGCCGAGGGCTTCGGTCAGACCGAAAGCCTCGGCGAGCGTCTGTTCACTCACTACTTGCTGCCGTTCGAGATCACCTCGGTGCTCCTGCTGGTCGCCGTCATCGGCGCCGTGGTGCTGGCGAAACGCCACGTGAGTTGA
- a CDS encoding NADH-quinone oxidoreductase subunit H, giving the protein MALEIGIAAIKALVVLLMVLQLAGTLGWVERKGSALIQDRIGSNRAAVFGFAGAGLVNTLMCDPLKFITKEDVVPAGADRLLHFLAPCVNLFPALVAFAVIPFGDVLQIGEQTVNLQVAPLNVGVLYVLAMVSLGVYGVVLGGWASNNRWSLLGGIRGSAQMISYELAVGLAVVSMVMTYGSLDLQAMARAQGGVLASWLPLPAWGIFYQPLAFLVFLCGGIAESKRVPFDLPEAESELVSGYFTEYSGVKHLMFFMTDFIEIIIVSGMVATLFFGGWQVPFLARDGFHLGGGMIALPQIVVVLLQLLSFTVKVLFFCWLQIMIRWTLPRFRYDQLMRLGWKGLLPLALANVVLTAAIILAVHS; this is encoded by the coding sequence CGAGCGCAAGGGCAGCGCCCTCATCCAAGATCGCATCGGGTCCAACCGCGCCGCGGTGTTCGGCTTCGCCGGCGCGGGTTTGGTCAACACCCTAATGTGCGACCCGCTCAAGTTCATTACCAAGGAAGATGTCGTGCCGGCCGGGGCCGATCGCTTGCTGCACTTCTTGGCGCCGTGCGTGAATCTCTTCCCCGCGCTGGTTGCCTTCGCCGTGATTCCGTTCGGCGATGTGCTGCAGATCGGCGAGCAGACCGTCAATTTGCAAGTGGCGCCGCTCAACGTCGGCGTGCTGTACGTGTTGGCAATGGTGTCGCTCGGTGTCTACGGCGTGGTGTTGGGCGGCTGGGCGTCGAACAACCGCTGGTCGCTGCTGGGCGGCATTCGCGGCTCGGCGCAGATGATCTCCTACGAATTGGCCGTCGGTCTCGCCGTCGTATCGATGGTGATGACGTATGGCTCGCTGGATTTGCAAGCGATGGCGCGGGCGCAAGGCGGCGTGTTGGCGTCGTGGCTACCGCTGCCCGCATGGGGCATCTTCTATCAGCCGCTCGCGTTTCTGGTGTTCCTCTGCGGGGGCATCGCCGAGAGCAAGCGGGTGCCGTTCGATCTCCCCGAGGCCGAATCGGAACTGGTGAGCGGCTACTTCACCGAATATTCCGGCGTGAAGCATCTCATGTTCTTCATGACTGACTTCATCGAAATCATCATCGTCAGCGGCATGGTGGCCACGCTCTTCTTCGGCGGTTGGCAGGTGCCGTTCCTGGCGCGCGACGGATTCCATCTCGGCGGCGGCATGATCGCACTGCCACAAATCGTGGTGGTGCTGCTGCAACTGCTTTCGTTCACCGTGAAGGTGCTGTTCTTCTGTTGGCTGCAGATCATGATCCGCTGGACGCTGCCGCGCTTTCGCTACGACCAGTTGATGCGGTTGGGATGGAAGGGGCTGCTGCCGTTGGCGTTGGCCAACGTGGTGCTGACGGCGGCGATCATTCTGGCGGTGCATTCCTGA